One Niabella beijingensis DNA window includes the following coding sequences:
- the atpG gene encoding ATP synthase F1 subunit gamma: MAGQLKEVRNRISSVQSMQQITKAMKMVSAAKFRRAQDAIVQMRPYAQKLQEMLSNIVSNNDGDTEIALAAERPVEKVLLIVITSDRGLAGAFNANVVKLAKALIREKYQSQFEKGNITIWNLGKKGYEALSKAGYKTDDTYKDIFLRLSFENVQKIATEAMKAFEEKQFDAVEIVYSQFKNAATQLFTAEPFLPIPKVEKKAGTTKADFIFDPNKEELIAELMPKILNTQLFKAVLDSNASEHGARMTSMDKASENANEMLRNLKLSYNRARQAAITTELTEIVSGAAALQG; encoded by the coding sequence ATGGCAGGTCAGTTAAAAGAGGTTCGGAATCGCATCAGTTCGGTACAAAGCATGCAGCAGATCACGAAGGCTATGAAAATGGTGAGTGCTGCCAAATTCCGCCGGGCACAGGATGCCATCGTTCAAATGCGGCCTTATGCTCAGAAATTACAGGAAATGCTGAGCAATATTGTCAGCAATAACGATGGGGATACCGAGATCGCACTGGCTGCGGAACGGCCTGTTGAAAAGGTGTTGCTTATTGTGATCACGAGCGACCGCGGACTGGCCGGAGCCTTTAATGCCAATGTAGTAAAGCTGGCCAAAGCCCTGATCCGTGAAAAATACCAAAGCCAGTTTGAAAAAGGAAATATAACGATCTGGAACCTGGGTAAAAAAGGATATGAAGCCCTGAGTAAGGCGGGGTACAAAACAGATGATACCTATAAGGATATTTTCCTCCGGCTTTCATTTGAAAATGTGCAGAAAATTGCCACGGAAGCAATGAAGGCCTTCGAAGAAAAACAGTTTGATGCGGTGGAGATTGTATACAGCCAGTTTAAAAATGCCGCCACACAGCTGTTTACAGCAGAGCCCTTCCTGCCGATTCCCAAGGTGGAGAAGAAGGCGGGCACTACAAAAGCCGATTTTATTTTTGATCCCAATAAGGAAGAATTGATTGCTGAACTGATGCCCAAAATTTTGAACACCCAGCTGTTCAAAGCCGTACTGGATTCGAATGCATCGGAACACGGGGCGCGGATGACCTCCATGGATAAGGCATCAGAAAATGCAAATGAAATGCTGCGTAACCTGAAACTTTCTTACAACAGGGCGCGGCAGGCTGCAATTACCACCGAATTGACGGAGATCGTGAGCGGTGCTGCGGCATTACAGGGATAA
- a CDS encoding phosphodiester glycosidase family protein, protein MTATHPVKKFFFLFLFSWCWFFAYSQQTDSARFVTAAWKKERLGPGVRLVTHQFDNNALFASNQYISYAIIKNKKRRKGFNIAAEAKLLKPVPVFGEETGALVALNGNFFNVKEGGSVDYVKVNGQVISENLTGADGTLKVHQKAAVAVQGGKLVILKGDSPRWPDSIAAGSVLANGPLLCLEGASVPVEASSFSETRHPRTAVGVTAGGRVILLVADGRNTNAAGLRLEELRKIMQWLGCVSAINFDGGGSSTLWTRKKGVINHPSDNKKWDHEGVRSVANVLYYKR, encoded by the coding sequence ATGACCGCTACACATCCCGTTAAAAAGTTCTTCTTTCTGTTTTTGTTCAGCTGGTGCTGGTTTTTCGCTTACTCCCAGCAAACGGATTCTGCCCGTTTTGTAACGGCCGCGTGGAAAAAGGAGCGCCTGGGCCCCGGTGTACGCCTGGTCACGCATCAGTTTGATAACAATGCCCTGTTTGCCTCTAATCAGTATATCTCCTATGCCATTATCAAAAATAAAAAAAGACGAAAGGGGTTTAATATCGCGGCAGAAGCAAAATTATTGAAACCCGTGCCCGTTTTTGGAGAAGAGACCGGTGCGCTGGTAGCGCTGAACGGAAATTTTTTCAATGTAAAAGAAGGCGGTTCGGTGGATTATGTAAAAGTCAACGGCCAGGTGATCAGTGAAAACCTTACCGGTGCGGACGGAACGCTGAAGGTGCATCAGAAGGCGGCCGTTGCCGTGCAGGGGGGAAAGCTGGTGATACTGAAGGGCGATTCGCCCCGGTGGCCGGATTCTATAGCAGCCGGATCCGTTCTGGCAAATGGCCCCCTGCTTTGCCTGGAGGGGGCATCGGTGCCGGTTGAAGCCAGCTCATTTTCAGAAACCCGGCACCCACGCACAGCGGTGGGAGTAACCGCCGGGGGACGGGTGATCCTTCTGGTAGCAGACGGCCGCAACACCAATGCGGCGGGTCTTCGTCTTGAGGAATTGCGTAAAATTATGCAATGGCTGGGGTGTGTGTCGGCGATCAACTTCGATGGCGGTGGTTCCTCCACCTTATGGACCCGGAAAAAAGGAGTGATCAATCATCCTTCAGACAACAAAAAATGGGATCACGAAGGGGTTCGGTCGGTAGCTAACGTGTTGTACTACAAACGATAA